Proteins encoded in a region of the Zunongwangia endophytica genome:
- a CDS encoding GLPGLI family protein, which produces MKKVITLSIILFLFSLNFLQAQQTTGIVLYKGIINEEFRKKFLDEIKKKDVAPEIRKGVIDMYMNADEDKYELHFRDQESYYHYIEPLDNDADNSLKMGSRAGSDDYYVNLSKDQIIQKTSSLGLVAYPKIEWEIQNEKQEIGDYKCFKAIGTEKHYGRDGEITDEEVIAWFTAEVPLQFGPKNYNGLQGLILRIDKEKFSIVATEIMLNPDEKIKIDTVKKNAKIRSQKEAYEALQLGEQYYKDKYGNK; this is translated from the coding sequence ATGAAAAAAGTCATCACATTATCTATAATTTTATTTCTTTTCAGTTTAAATTTTCTTCAGGCTCAGCAAACCACGGGTATTGTTCTGTATAAAGGAATTATAAACGAAGAATTTAGAAAAAAATTTCTTGATGAAATAAAGAAAAAAGATGTAGCTCCAGAAATTAGAAAAGGAGTAATAGATATGTACATGAATGCAGATGAGGATAAGTACGAACTTCACTTTCGGGATCAGGAATCATATTATCATTATATCGAGCCGTTAGACAATGACGCCGATAATTCTCTGAAAATGGGGAGTAGAGCAGGCTCCGACGATTACTACGTCAATCTTTCTAAAGATCAAATTATTCAAAAAACAAGTAGTTTAGGGTTAGTAGCTTATCCTAAAATAGAATGGGAAATACAAAATGAAAAACAAGAGATTGGAGATTATAAATGTTTTAAAGCTATAGGTACAGAGAAACATTATGGTCGCGATGGAGAGATTACCGATGAGGAGGTTATAGCTTGGTTTACTGCTGAAGTCCCTTTACAATTTGGGCCAAAAAATTATAACGGGCTTCAGGGATTGATCCTAAGAATAGATAAAGAAAAGTTTTCTATAGTAGCTACTGAAATTATGCTGAATCCCGATGAAAAAATTAAGATTGATACAGTAAAGAAGAACGCCAAGATACGCTCACAAAAGGAAGCTTACGAAGCATTGCAGTTAGGAGAACAATATTATAAGGATAAATACGGGAATAAATAA
- a CDS encoding alpha-ketoacid dehydrogenase subunit alpha/beta, which translates to MQSETETKESISYEDFKTQVLEDYKVAVTSRECSLLGRREVLTGKAKFGIFGDGKELPQLAMAKSFKNGDFRSGYYRDQTFMMSIGALTIENFFAGLYADTDISNEPMSAGRQMGGHFITHNINEDGSWKNLMEQKNSSADISPTAGQMPRLLGLAQASKIYRHVEGIDAEKFSDNGNEIAWGTIGNASTSEGHFWETINAAGVLQVPMIMSVWDDEYGISVHAKHQTTKESISEVLKGFQRDEDQNNGYEIIVVNGWDYVALVEAYDKAQKIARAEHCPVLIHVVELTQPQGHSTSGSHERYKSDKRLAWEKEYDCNTQFRKWIIDNGFSTPDEISQIDKDIKRNVREGKKRAWDAYINPNKQRQKELLQLLSNIAKKSEDAENIKKLISWLKSCKEPLKKDVLSTARKSLRYLINFEGNEKDDLLAWMENFRSQTKDEYSSHLYSTNKKIDEEVIPVYGDETKTVDARIVIRDNFDKIFETRPETLIFGEDAGEIGDVNQGLEGLQKKYGTYRVADTGIREATILGQGIGLSLRGLRPIAEIQYLDYVMYALQTISDDLATLHYRTKGTQKNPLIVRTRGHRLEGIWHSGSQLGGLLNLMRGVFVLVPRNMTKAAGFYNNLLDLDNPALVIECLNGYRLKEKLPENLGEFKTPIGKVETIREGKDMTIVSYGSTLRIIEQTAEELSEIGIDIEIIDVQSLVPFDTSKDIVESVKKTNRLLVIDEDVPGGASSYILQQVLEKQNAWRYLDSKPQTLTANEHRPAYGSDGDYFSKPSHEDVYERVYAIMHETNPEKFPKFI; encoded by the coding sequence ATGCAAAGCGAAACCGAAACTAAAGAATCGATTTCTTACGAAGATTTTAAAACTCAAGTTTTAGAAGATTATAAAGTTGCCGTTACGAGCCGCGAATGTAGTTTACTGGGAAGACGAGAAGTGCTTACCGGGAAAGCTAAATTTGGTATTTTTGGAGACGGAAAAGAATTGCCGCAGCTTGCTATGGCAAAGAGCTTTAAGAACGGAGACTTTAGATCTGGTTACTATCGCGACCAAACGTTTATGATGTCAATTGGTGCACTTACCATAGAGAATTTCTTTGCCGGCCTTTATGCCGATACGGATATTAGTAACGAACCTATGTCTGCAGGTCGCCAAATGGGCGGTCATTTTATTACCCACAATATTAATGAAGACGGAAGTTGGAAAAATTTGATGGAGCAGAAAAACTCTAGTGCAGATATTTCTCCAACGGCAGGGCAAATGCCAAGATTATTAGGTTTGGCGCAAGCTTCCAAAATTTACCGTCATGTTGAAGGAATTGATGCTGAAAAATTTTCTGATAACGGAAACGAAATTGCTTGGGGAACCATCGGGAATGCCAGCACAAGTGAAGGACACTTTTGGGAAACAATAAACGCAGCAGGTGTTTTACAGGTTCCTATGATTATGAGTGTTTGGGATGATGAATACGGAATTTCTGTACACGCCAAGCACCAAACTACTAAAGAGAGCATTTCTGAAGTTTTAAAAGGATTTCAAAGAGATGAAGATCAAAACAACGGTTATGAGATCATTGTTGTGAATGGCTGGGATTATGTAGCGCTTGTTGAAGCCTACGATAAAGCTCAGAAAATCGCCAGAGCAGAACATTGCCCGGTCTTAATTCATGTTGTTGAATTAACGCAGCCACAAGGTCACTCCACCTCTGGATCGCACGAACGCTATAAGAGTGATAAACGACTTGCCTGGGAAAAAGAGTACGATTGTAATACGCAATTTAGAAAATGGATAATTGATAATGGCTTTAGTACGCCAGACGAAATTAGCCAAATAGATAAGGATATTAAACGTAATGTACGTGAAGGTAAGAAACGTGCCTGGGATGCGTACATTAATCCTAATAAACAAAGACAAAAAGAATTGCTTCAGCTTTTAAGCAATATTGCTAAAAAAAGTGAAGACGCCGAGAACATTAAAAAGCTAATTAGCTGGCTAAAAAGTTGTAAAGAGCCACTTAAAAAAGATGTACTCTCTACAGCTAGAAAAAGCTTAAGATATCTTATCAATTTCGAAGGGAACGAAAAAGATGATCTTTTGGCGTGGATGGAGAATTTTAGAAGTCAAACTAAGGATGAGTATAGTAGTCATCTATACAGCACGAATAAAAAGATAGATGAAGAAGTAATACCGGTTTATGGTGATGAAACTAAAACCGTTGACGCACGAATAGTTATTCGTGATAATTTCGATAAGATTTTTGAAACTCGCCCAGAGACCTTAATTTTTGGAGAAGATGCAGGAGAAATAGGAGATGTAAATCAAGGATTAGAAGGTCTTCAGAAAAAATATGGAACATATCGCGTTGCCGATACCGGAATTCGAGAAGCTACAATTTTAGGACAGGGAATTGGTTTATCGTTAAGAGGCCTACGCCCTATTGCAGAGATTCAATATCTGGATTATGTGATGTACGCACTGCAAACGATTAGTGATGATCTAGCGACTTTACATTACCGTACCAAAGGAACTCAAAAAAATCCTTTAATTGTAAGAACTCGTGGTCATCGACTAGAAGGTATCTGGCATAGTGGATCTCAACTTGGTGGACTTTTAAATTTAATGAGAGGTGTTTTTGTTCTTGTTCCTCGAAACATGACAAAAGCTGCAGGTTTCTATAACAATTTATTAGATCTTGATAATCCAGCATTAGTTATCGAATGTTTAAATGGATATCGTTTAAAAGAGAAATTACCTGAAAATCTAGGGGAGTTTAAAACTCCAATTGGTAAAGTTGAAACGATTAGAGAAGGAAAGGATATGACTATTGTTTCCTATGGTTCTACCCTTAGAATTATAGAGCAAACCGCGGAAGAGCTTTCAGAAATAGGAATTGATATTGAAATTATCGATGTACAATCTTTAGTTCCGTTTGATACTTCTAAAGATATCGTAGAAAGCGTTAAAAAAACTAACCGTCTTCTAGTGATAGATGAAGATGTACCCGGTGGTGCTTCTTCTTATATTCTACAACAAGTCTTAGAAAAGCAAAATGCATGGAGATATTTGGATAGTAAACCGCAAACACTAACGGCTAACGAGCATCGTCCAGCCTATGGTAGTGACGGTGATTATTTCTCTAAACCTTCTCATGAAGATGTTTATGAAAGAGTTTACGCTATTATGCATGAGACTAATCCTGAGAAATTTCCAAAATTCATTTAG
- a CDS encoding PH domain-containing protein, which yields MSKPFSIPQRQSAAGILLIFSSKLYKLLRASWAILAVFILKSPGQEVLLYAGLGFALLLILVAIFSYFDYRKFLFHIDYEAEEFILKKGVFNSDFVSIPFDNIQQVNFERGILQRIAGVYSLVIDTAGSKEKEVKIEAVSAEEANLLADILNSLKNEKLSNTEIAPEAKNSEEIEEFEQEEKWTYRLSLSTLLKTGISSNFLRGFGLIFVFVSTIFNELNQFFKEETANFWDTEVIDDIGGVASNSVFIFACFAIVILVLSILITTGEVFIKYFNLNLTQTKSSLDLQMGLRTNTRVSLKPKRVQILKIITNPIQKKLNLHQASLWLASSEQRQKKDKIQIPGLEKETIEKIKFFLYQSDVTEKGTIFRPHWVDLSRRMILGFLPIILSVILQYFTEFVEVLIWSILAALYLVIYTYCQYRVFNSLELKIGANFISKKSFLWDETIEIIEIYKLQSITIKQPLWYKRRNLVHVVFHSAAGDITFRAVDKSILDKLNYCLYSIERSNKAWM from the coding sequence ATGTCTAAACCTTTTAGCATACCGCAACGACAATCGGCAGCAGGAATTTTGCTGATTTTCTCCTCAAAACTTTACAAATTACTAAGGGCATCTTGGGCGATTTTAGCTGTTTTTATTTTAAAGAGTCCGGGACAGGAAGTTTTGTTATATGCTGGTTTAGGATTTGCGCTCTTATTGATTCTAGTAGCGATTTTCAGCTATTTTGATTATCGAAAGTTTTTGTTTCATATAGATTATGAAGCCGAAGAATTTATTCTGAAAAAGGGTGTTTTCAATTCTGATTTCGTGTCTATTCCTTTTGATAATATTCAACAGGTGAATTTTGAAAGAGGTATTTTGCAGCGGATAGCTGGCGTTTATAGTTTGGTAATAGATACTGCCGGAAGTAAAGAGAAAGAAGTTAAAATTGAAGCTGTAAGTGCTGAAGAGGCTAATCTTCTAGCAGATATACTGAATAGTCTTAAGAATGAAAAACTATCTAATACTGAAATAGCTCCTGAAGCTAAGAACAGCGAAGAAATTGAAGAATTTGAACAAGAAGAAAAATGGACCTATAGACTAAGCCTTTCAACCTTACTCAAGACCGGTATAAGTAGTAATTTTTTGAGAGGTTTTGGATTAATTTTCGTTTTTGTATCGACTATTTTTAATGAGCTGAATCAGTTTTTTAAAGAAGAAACTGCTAACTTTTGGGATACTGAAGTCATTGATGATATTGGAGGTGTTGCCAGTAATTCAGTATTTATTTTTGCGTGTTTTGCTATTGTAATTTTGGTACTGAGTATTCTAATTACTACCGGAGAGGTTTTTATTAAATATTTCAATCTTAATCTTACCCAAACTAAAAGCAGTTTAGATCTTCAAATGGGGTTAAGAACTAACACCCGAGTTTCTTTGAAACCAAAAAGAGTTCAAATTTTAAAGATTATTACCAATCCAATTCAGAAAAAATTAAATCTTCATCAGGCTTCGCTTTGGCTGGCGAGTAGTGAGCAACGACAGAAGAAAGATAAAATCCAGATTCCCGGTTTAGAAAAAGAGACGATTGAAAAAATAAAATTCTTCTTATATCAATCTGATGTAACTGAGAAAGGAACTATTTTCAGACCGCATTGGGTGGATCTTTCCAGAAGAATGATCTTAGGTTTTCTGCCTATCATTCTTAGTGTTATTCTACAGTATTTTACCGAATTTGTTGAAGTATTAATCTGGTCGATTTTAGCGGCTTTATATTTAGTGATCTATACTTATTGCCAATATCGAGTTTTCAATTCTTTGGAATTAAAAATTGGAGCTAATTTTATTTCTAAGAAATCTTTTCTTTGGGATGAAACTATCGAAATTATTGAAATCTATAAGCTGCAATCAATTACTATAAAACAACCGCTGTGGTATAAGCGTAGAAATTTAGTTCATGTTGTTTTTCATTCCGCAGCAGGAGACATTACTTTTAGAGCTGTAGATAAGTCGATTTTAGATAAATTGAATTATTGTCTTTATTCGATTGAACGCAGCAATAAAGCCTGGATGTAA
- the menD gene encoding 2-succinyl-5-enolpyruvyl-6-hydroxy-3-cyclohexene-1-carboxylic-acid synthase, protein MKYSKIPVARNVVSLCVSKNIKNVVISPGSRNAPLTIGFSHHPEINSYSIVDERCAAFVALGMAQQLQQPVALVCSSGSALLNYYPAISEAFYSDIPLVVISADRPIERIDIGDGQTIRQKNVYENHIMYSANLYSELVLESEAIDKKLQQKQWEAQKHNEREINLALNKAIEEKGPVHINVPLYEPLYDTVENIEVNPIEILPEITKRHYAKEELLPYADLWNKAKRKMVIVGVAHPNAVEQKFLEKLAKDDSVIVFTETTSNLHHSAFFTRIDTMIGPIEKDENMQELFEALRPDILLTFGGMIVSKKIKAFLRNYNPKHHWHVDSKKAYNTFFCLNKHFETSVNDFFTEFFPLTTKIDSDYGEFWKNIRKNRQAKHEAYMGEIPYCDLKAMQLLVPKIPDNYIMQLANSSTIRYSQLFKWNPSLRIFCNRGTSGIDGSISTAAGSAVVSESPVLMLTGDLSFFYDSNALWNNYLPKHFRIIILNNSGGGIFRILPGNKDSENFETYFETTHNLKAEHLAKMYNFEYDAASTEAEISHSLSTFFEASEQPKILEIFTPRKVNDQVLLKYFSYMR, encoded by the coding sequence GTGAAGTACTCTAAAATACCTGTTGCACGTAATGTGGTTTCACTTTGCGTTTCAAAAAACATAAAAAATGTTGTAATTTCTCCGGGATCGCGAAATGCTCCTTTAACGATTGGATTTTCGCATCATCCAGAAATTAATTCGTACAGTATTGTAGACGAGCGTTGTGCAGCTTTTGTCGCCTTGGGAATGGCACAACAATTACAGCAACCGGTAGCCCTTGTTTGTAGTTCTGGCTCTGCTTTGTTAAATTATTATCCGGCAATTTCAGAAGCTTTTTATAGTGATATTCCGCTTGTGGTAATTTCCGCAGATCGGCCAATCGAGCGTATCGATATTGGGGACGGGCAAACCATTAGGCAAAAAAATGTATACGAAAATCACATTATGTACTCTGCTAATTTGTATTCTGAACTGGTTTTAGAATCTGAAGCGATCGATAAAAAACTTCAGCAAAAACAATGGGAAGCGCAAAAACATAACGAACGAGAGATCAATTTGGCGCTAAACAAAGCGATAGAAGAAAAAGGCCCTGTTCATATTAACGTGCCGCTCTACGAACCGCTTTACGATACTGTTGAAAATATCGAGGTAAATCCTATTGAAATTTTGCCTGAAATTACCAAAAGACATTATGCTAAAGAAGAACTTTTGCCGTACGCAGATCTTTGGAACAAGGCTAAGCGTAAAATGGTAATTGTTGGTGTCGCTCATCCAAATGCGGTGGAGCAAAAATTTCTCGAGAAATTGGCAAAAGATGATTCGGTAATTGTATTTACTGAAACCACTTCAAATTTACATCACTCAGCATTTTTTACTAGAATCGATACGATGATCGGCCCTATCGAAAAAGATGAAAATATGCAGGAGCTTTTTGAAGCTTTGCGACCAGATATTTTGTTGACTTTCGGCGGAATGATCGTTTCAAAAAAAATAAAAGCATTTCTACGGAATTATAATCCTAAACATCACTGGCATGTCGATTCTAAAAAAGCATATAACACCTTCTTTTGCCTAAATAAACATTTTGAAACTTCAGTAAATGATTTCTTTACTGAGTTTTTTCCGCTTACTACTAAAATTGATAGCGACTACGGCGAATTTTGGAAAAATATCCGTAAAAACCGACAAGCTAAGCATGAAGCTTATATGGGCGAAATTCCATATTGCGATTTAAAAGCCATGCAATTATTGGTACCTAAAATTCCAGATAACTACATTATGCAACTAGCGAACAGCTCAACTATTCGCTATTCGCAATTATTTAAGTGGAATCCATCGTTGCGCATATTTTGTAATCGAGGAACAAGCGGAATCGATGGTAGTATTTCTACAGCAGCAGGATCTGCCGTAGTAAGTGAATCTCCTGTTTTAATGCTTACGGGCGATCTTAGTTTCTTTTATGATAGTAATGCGCTTTGGAATAATTATCTACCCAAACATTTTAGGATTATAATTCTGAATAACTCTGGCGGTGGAATTTTTAGAATTTTACCGGGAAATAAGGACAGTGAAAACTTTGAAACTTATTTTGAAACTACGCATAATCTAAAAGCAGAACACTTAGCGAAAATGTACAATTTTGAATATGATGCTGCTTCAACTGAAGCTGAAATTAGCCATTCTTTGAGTACATTTTTTGAAGCTTCAGAACAACCAAAGATTTTGGAAATTTTTACTCCGCGTAAAGTTAACGATCAGGTATTACTAAAGTATTTTAGTTATATGCGGTAA
- a CDS encoding PH domain-containing protein, translated as MDSIEPNFSNNTIDISGLPNFEQVALNSVSKKLLTKHLMQIGVWFLVVIGFGVFMYFKEEVFIGAIISSILILFLLFSVFDVVKKQSLYGYAVREKDIIYQRGFIISKKTVVSFNRVQHVSINRSLLDKWLGIATLKLFTAGGSGSDIKIPGLDPQMAEMLKEVLSGKITNEDV; from the coding sequence ATGGATTCCATAGAACCCAATTTCAGTAATAATACTATAGATATTTCAGGTTTACCCAATTTTGAACAGGTAGCTTTAAATTCAGTAAGTAAAAAATTATTAACCAAACACCTGATGCAAATAGGTGTTTGGTTTTTAGTTGTGATTGGTTTTGGCGTTTTTATGTATTTTAAAGAAGAGGTTTTCATTGGAGCAATTATTAGTAGTATTCTGATTCTTTTTCTACTTTTCTCGGTTTTTGATGTCGTAAAAAAACAATCGCTTTATGGTTATGCTGTTCGAGAAAAAGACATCATTTACCAAAGAGGGTTTATTATTTCCAAAAAAACGGTAGTCTCATTTAATAGAGTTCAGCATGTTTCTATAAATCGAAGTCTTCTAGATAAATGGCTGGGAATTGCTACACTAAAACTATTTACTGCCGGTGGTAGTGGTAGCGATATAAAAATTCCTGGTTTAGATCCACAAATGGCAGAAATGCTAAAAGAAGTTTTATCGGGTAAGATTACTAATGAAGATGTCTAA
- a CDS encoding CvfB family protein has product MLNIGENHRLIIDRETEPGLFLKNAEGDEVLLPNKYIPETFQLEDEIEVFVYLDHSERPVATTLKPYVQLDEFAFLKCVETTDFGAFLDWGLEKHLFVPFKEQIYPMQIGHSYLVFCYLDEDTNRLVASSKVHAFLDNSELTIKPFEEVDLIVSNKTDLGYNVIINELHLGLVYNDDVFKPIEIGDRIKGYIKKTRSDEKIDVTLQRPGYRSIEPNAQAILDELQHHDGYLNITDKSSPEKIKAVFRMSKKSFKRAAGNLYKQRQIDIKEDGIYLNQED; this is encoded by the coding sequence ATGCTAAATATTGGCGAAAATCATCGTTTGATTATTGATCGTGAAACCGAACCAGGATTGTTTCTTAAAAATGCTGAAGGAGATGAGGTATTGCTACCTAATAAATATATTCCTGAAACTTTTCAGTTAGAAGATGAAATTGAAGTTTTTGTGTATCTGGATCATTCCGAACGTCCTGTAGCAACTACTTTAAAGCCATACGTACAGTTAGATGAATTTGCCTTTTTAAAATGTGTAGAAACAACAGATTTTGGTGCTTTTTTAGATTGGGGCTTAGAAAAACATTTATTTGTTCCGTTTAAAGAACAGATTTACCCAATGCAAATAGGGCATAGTTACTTGGTTTTTTGTTATTTGGATGAAGACACTAATCGATTAGTAGCTTCAAGTAAAGTACACGCTTTTTTAGATAATTCAGAATTAACGATTAAGCCTTTTGAGGAGGTCGATCTAATAGTAAGTAATAAAACCGATCTTGGCTATAATGTGATTATTAATGAACTTCATTTAGGTTTGGTGTACAACGATGATGTATTCAAGCCTATCGAAATTGGAGATCGTATAAAAGGATATATTAAGAAAACCAGAAGTGACGAGAAAATCGACGTTACACTACAGCGCCCTGGTTATAGAAGTATCGAGCCAAATGCTCAGGCCATTTTGGATGAATTGCAACATCATGACGGCTATTTAAATATTACTGATAAATCTTCTCCCGAAAAAATTAAAGCCGTTTTTAGAATGAGTAAGAAAAGCTTTAAACGAGCAGCCGGTAATCTTTACAAGCAGCGACAAATTGATATAAAGGAAGATGGTATTTACCTCAATCAAGAGGATTAA
- a CDS encoding right-handed parallel beta-helix repeat-containing protein — MLFLLHPPDVITVNGTIYLTQQLQLLRNGQSSAKINFTGGTLDCSNISSGWGVKVNGSYWNISNMTIRNAPDCGIVFQHGGYNWVYNVTTHGNGDSGLQIYNGSHHNSINNSYSYNNYDVANGGENADGYACKLSAGPGNQFNYCTATNNSDDGWDLYGQPYSVSIKNCNAYDNGYGVNGDGNGFKLGSAGQNVNHTVTNCWAQNNLAYGFDGNGNNGYINISGSGGNGNGKGLFARIN; from the coding sequence ATGCTATTTCTTCTGCATCCCCCGGATGTAATTACAGTAAATGGAACAATTTATCTAACCCAGCAATTACAACTATTGAGAAATGGACAATCAAGTGCTAAAATTAATTTTACTGGAGGAACTTTAGACTGTTCTAATATATCTTCAGGATGGGGTGTTAAAGTAAATGGGAGTTATTGGAATATTAGTAATATGACAATACGTAATGCTCCAGATTGTGGTATTGTGTTCCAGCATGGTGGATACAATTGGGTCTATAATGTTACAACCCATGGCAATGGAGATTCTGGTCTGCAAATTTATAATGGATCACATCATAATAGTATCAATAATAGTTATTCCTATAATAATTATGATGTAGCAAATGGTGGAGAAAATGCTGATGGTTATGCTTGTAAATTGTCCGCAGGTCCAGGAAATCAATTTAATTACTGTACTGCTACTAATAATTCTGATGATGGTTGGGATTTATATGGACAGCCTTATTCTGTTTCTATTAAAAATTGCAATGCATATGATAATGGTTATGGTGTGAATGGTGATGGAAACGGATTTAAATTGGGTAGTGCCGGTCAAAACGTAAACCATACCGTTACTAACTGCTGGGCGCAAAACAATCTTGCTTATGGCTTTGATGGTAATGGAAACAACGGCTACATTAATATTAGTGGAAGTGGTGGTAATGGAAACGGAAAAGGACTTTTTGCAAGGATTAATTAA
- a CDS encoding DUF2059 domain-containing protein, whose product MKKLIFILCFILGTSAFAQQTEGDSFQKKAVKLIELTSGQQFEIISEPIVNQIPEENREAFKKDLNESLNGLYVKLAEIYREEFTEAEIDEILAFYDTPVGKKMVETTPKVMEKAMTVGQQWGVELQGIMSKYM is encoded by the coding sequence ATGAAGAAACTAATTTTTATCCTTTGTTTTATCTTAGGAACCAGTGCATTTGCACAACAAACTGAGGGTGATTCTTTTCAGAAAAAAGCAGTAAAGTTAATCGAGTTGACATCTGGGCAGCAATTTGAAATTATTAGTGAACCAATCGTTAATCAGATTCCTGAAGAAAATCGTGAAGCTTTTAAGAAAGACTTAAACGAGAGCTTAAACGGACTTTATGTAAAATTAGCTGAAATTTATCGAGAAGAGTTTACGGAAGCCGAAATCGATGAGATCCTTGCTTTTTATGATACTCCGGTAGGGAAGAAGATGGTAGAAACTACACCAAAAGTAATGGAAAAAGCAATGACCGTTGGGCAACAATGGGGTGTAGAATTACAGGGAATTATGTCGAAATACATGTAG
- a CDS encoding DUF2853 family protein → MSTKTDERVGKYIQDVKDKVGEEPDVNLLRNITEYLGPVVFRDDAETVSSTDQAEMDTVKNNFLVKKLGLPDDEKLDVGLNAMLEKYGKSNRNKYRVTLYYLLTQYFKKESVFA, encoded by the coding sequence ATGAGTACTAAGACTGATGAACGCGTAGGAAAATACATTCAGGATGTCAAAGATAAAGTGGGAGAGGAGCCAGATGTAAATCTTCTAAGAAATATTACAGAATATTTAGGCCCGGTAGTTTTTAGAGATGATGCAGAGACAGTTTCATCTACAGATCAAGCTGAAATGGATACCGTAAAAAATAATTTTCTAGTTAAAAAATTAGGTCTGCCAGACGACGAAAAATTAGATGTTGGTCTTAATGCTATGTTGGAAAAATATGGTAAGTCTAACCGAAATAAATATAGAGTTACATTATATTATTTACTTACCCAGTATTTTAAAAAAGAGTCTGTATTTGCCTAA
- a CDS encoding 1,4-dihydroxy-2-naphthoyl-CoA synthase, whose protein sequence is MEKADWKTVKEYDDITYKKCNGVARIAFNRPEVRNAFRPKTTSELLHAFQDAHEDTSIGAVLLSAEGPSPKDGVYSFCSGGDQKARGHQGYVGEDGYHRLNILEVQRLIRFMPKAVICVVPGWAVGGGHSLHVVCDLTLASKEHAIFKQTDADVTSFDAGYGSAYLAKMVGQKKAREIFFLGRNYSAQEAYEMGMVNAVIPHEELEDSAYEWAQEILAKSPTSIKMLKFAMNLTDDGMVGQQVFAGEATRLAYMTDEAKEGRNAFLEKRKPNFDKKWIP, encoded by the coding sequence ATGGAAAAAGCTGACTGGAAAACAGTTAAGGAATATGACGATATCACTTATAAAAAATGTAATGGTGTAGCAAGAATCGCATTTAATCGCCCAGAGGTGCGTAACGCGTTTCGACCTAAAACGACCAGCGAATTGTTGCACGCTTTTCAGGATGCGCACGAGGATACTTCGATCGGTGCCGTTTTGCTTTCTGCTGAAGGACCTTCTCCAAAAGATGGTGTCTATTCATTTTGTAGTGGTGGTGATCAAAAAGCCAGAGGACATCAAGGTTATGTAGGAGAAGATGGTTACCATCGATTAAATATTCTTGAAGTTCAGCGTTTAATTCGTTTTATGCCGAAAGCGGTGATTTGCGTCGTTCCTGGTTGGGCTGTAGGTGGCGGGCATAGTTTGCACGTGGTTTGTGATCTTACGTTAGCGAGCAAAGAACATGCTATTTTTAAGCAAACCGATGCCGATGTAACTAGTTTCGATGCCGGTTATGGGTCAGCTTATTTGGCTAAAATGGTTGGACAAAAGAAAGCACGAGAGATTTTCTTTTTAGGTCGTAACTATTCTGCACAGGAAGCTTACGAAATGGGAATGGTAAACGCTGTAATCCCACATGAGGAATTAGAAGATTCAGCATACGAATGGGCTCAGGAAATACTGGCTAAATCGCCAACTTCTATTAAAATGCTGAAGTTTGCCATGAATCTGACCGATGATGGCATGGTAGGACAACAGGTTTTTGCGGGTGAAGCAACACGTCTAGCTTATATGACAGATGAAGCTAAGGAAGGTCGTAACGCATTTCTTGAAAAGAGAAAGCCAAACTTCGATAAAAAATGGATTCCATAG